One window of the Gehongia tenuis genome contains the following:
- the leuS gene encoding leucine--tRNA ligase: protein MDRKAMETKWQKRWEETGLYKFHPENVDKKLYCLEMFSYPSGAKLHLGHWYNYGLTDSWARLKRLQGYEVFHPMGFDAFGLPAENYAIKTGIHPMDSTLQNIATMEQQLRDMGATFDWDYEVKTCMPDYYKWTQWLFLKLYEKGLAYRKAAPVNWCPSCNTVLANEQVQEGCCERCQTPVVRKNLTQWFFKITEYADELLEGLDDLDWPEKTKSMQRNWIGRSTGGEVKFKIEGSDKDFTVFTTRADTLHGCTYVVIAPEHPLVEEITAPAQKEGVEAYRVAAARASEIDRLSTTREKTGVFTGAYAINPINGERVPIWAADYVLATYGTGCVMAVPAHDERDYAFAKKYDLPIRRVVKAAGGEPDELPFTSYDGILVNSGEFDGMTVTEGKKAVIEKLMKTDEGGFKVNYRLRDWLVSRQRYWGAPIPMIHCEHCGEVMVPEKDLPVELPYDVDFTPDGRSPLSKHEGFMNVTCPKCGRPARRDPDTLDTFVCSSWYYLRYADPKNDKQAWDPAWVNKLLPVDKYVGGAEHACMHLLYARFFTKALRDMGYLSFDEPFKSLVHQGTILGPDGNKMSKSKGNVVSPDEFINQYGSDVFRTYLAFGFAYTEGGPWSPEGIKAVNRYIERVERLVERVTALPDEDRAAKSDGNVRYAQHYAIKNVTQDVDKFSFNTAVARLMELTNALYKALDDEYNPALIKAAARDLVIMLSVFAPHFSEEMWEKMGKPYSIFNQSWPAFDEKALIRNEAEIVVQVNGKVRGKFTMPAGAPDEEIEAAALKEERVARALEGKTIRKIIVVKGKLVNIVV, encoded by the coding sequence ATGGATCGCAAGGCAATGGAAACCAAATGGCAAAAACGCTGGGAGGAAACGGGACTGTATAAGTTCCATCCGGAGAACGTGGACAAGAAGCTGTACTGCCTGGAGATGTTCTCCTATCCCTCGGGCGCCAAGCTGCATCTGGGTCATTGGTATAATTACGGTCTTACCGACAGCTGGGCAAGACTCAAGCGGCTTCAGGGCTATGAGGTCTTCCATCCCATGGGCTTTGATGCTTTCGGACTGCCGGCGGAGAATTACGCCATCAAGACGGGCATCCATCCCATGGATTCCACCTTGCAGAATATTGCCACCATGGAGCAGCAGCTTCGGGACATGGGTGCGACCTTTGATTGGGATTACGAGGTTAAAACCTGCATGCCCGACTATTACAAGTGGACCCAGTGGCTGTTCCTGAAGCTTTATGAAAAGGGCCTTGCCTACCGCAAGGCGGCGCCGGTGAACTGGTGCCCTTCCTGCAACACGGTGCTGGCCAACGAGCAGGTCCAGGAGGGCTGCTGTGAGCGCTGTCAGACGCCGGTGGTGCGCAAAAATTTGACCCAGTGGTTCTTTAAGATCACCGAATATGCTGACGAGCTTTTGGAGGGCCTGGACGATCTGGACTGGCCGGAGAAGACCAAGAGCATGCAAAGAAACTGGATTGGCCGTTCCACGGGCGGCGAGGTGAAGTTCAAGATTGAGGGGAGCGATAAGGACTTTACGGTGTTCACCACCCGGGCCGATACCCTGCACGGATGCACCTATGTGGTGATTGCGCCGGAACACCCGCTGGTGGAAGAGATCACCGCTCCCGCGCAGAAGGAGGGGGTGGAGGCCTACAGGGTTGCGGCGGCGCGGGCCAGTGAGATCGACCGCCTGTCCACCACCCGGGAGAAGACGGGCGTCTTTACCGGCGCCTACGCAATCAACCCCATCAACGGGGAGCGGGTGCCCATCTGGGCGGCGGATTATGTCCTTGCCACCTATGGCACAGGCTGCGTGATGGCGGTTCCGGCTCATGACGAGCGGGATTATGCCTTTGCCAAGAAATACGATCTTCCCATTCGCCGGGTGGTAAAAGCGGCGGGCGGGGAGCCGGATGAACTGCCCTTCACCAGCTACGACGGTATTTTGGTCAATTCCGGTGAATTCGACGGGATGACGGTGACGGAAGGCAAAAAAGCCGTCATCGAGAAGCTGATGAAAACGGACGAGGGCGGATTTAAGGTCAACTACCGCCTCAGGGACTGGCTGGTTTCCCGCCAACGCTATTGGGGCGCGCCCATCCCCATGATCCACTGCGAGCACTGCGGCGAGGTGATGGTGCCGGAGAAGGATCTTCCGGTGGAACTGCCCTATGACGTGGACTTTACGCCCGACGGGCGTTCGCCGCTGTCGAAACACGAGGGCTTCATGAACGTGACCTGCCCGAAGTGCGGCCGTCCGGCCCGGAGGGACCCCGATACCCTGGATACCTTTGTGTGTTCCTCCTGGTACTATCTCAGGTACGCCGACCCGAAGAATGACAAGCAGGCCTGGGATCCCGCATGGGTTAACAAGCTCCTGCCTGTGGATAAATACGTGGGCGGTGCGGAACATGCGTGCATGCATCTGCTCTATGCCAGATTCTTCACCAAAGCGCTGCGGGATATGGGTTATCTCTCCTTTGATGAGCCTTTCAAATCCCTGGTGCATCAAGGAACCATCCTGGGACCGGACGGCAACAAGATGTCCAAGTCCAAGGGCAACGTGGTTTCGCCCGATGAATTCATCAACCAATACGGCTCGGATGTGTTCCGTACCTACCTGGCCTTTGGGTTTGCGTACACGGAGGGCGGCCCCTGGAGCCCGGAGGGCATCAAAGCGGTCAACCGCTACATTGAACGGGTGGAGCGGCTGGTGGAACGGGTGACGGCGCTTCCGGATGAGGACAGGGCGGCGAAGAGTGACGGCAACGTTCGCTATGCACAGCACTACGCCATCAAAAATGTGACGCAGGATGTGGATAAGTTCTCCTTCAACACGGCGGTTGCCCGGCTGATGGAACTGACCAATGCCCTATACAAGGCGCTGGACGATGAGTATAATCCCGCGCTCATCAAGGCGGCGGCCCGGGATCTGGTGATCATGCTGTCCGTCTTTGCGCCTCATTTCTCGGAGGAGATGTGGGAGAAGATGGGCAAGCCCTATTCCATCTTCAACCAAAGCTGGCCGGCTTTTGATGAGAAGGCGCTGATCCGCAATGAGGCGGAGATCGTGGTGCAGGTGAACGGCAAGGTCCGGGGCAAGTTTACCATGCCTGCCGGCGCGCCCGACGAGGAGATCGAGGCGGCGGCGCTGAAGGAGGAGCGGGTGGCCCGGGCTCTGGAAGGCAAGACCATCCGAAAGATCATTGTGGTCAAAGGAAAGCTGGTCAATATCGTTGTGTAA
- a CDS encoding peptidoglycan recognition protein family protein, translating into MQIIEQLLPAGAKNKPGRTMTPKYITMHNTGNSAKGADAKAHASYLTSGAGGQKVSWHYTVDDGVIYQHLADTEQGWHAADGRGPGNSQSIGIEVCMFEGIDQARAEANAAQLVAQLMHRHDIPLANVTTHQHWYPSKYCPALILPHWDKFVAAVETAYNGGEAQIEVSKGHSVLVEWSKGAEVKELQTILNGLGYALEVDGTYGPATEAAVKDFQKAHGLDVDGKTGPKTWTALEQATAAKDDTLYRVQIGAYKDKSNAEAAKAAVEAAGFEAIIKMDDGEG; encoded by the coding sequence ATGCAAATCATAGAGCAGCTGCTTCCAGCGGGAGCGAAGAACAAACCGGGGCGGACCATGACCCCGAAGTATATTACGATGCACAACACCGGCAACAGTGCAAAGGGCGCGGACGCGAAGGCCCATGCCAGCTACCTCACCAGCGGGGCCGGAGGCCAGAAGGTCTCCTGGCATTACACCGTGGATGACGGCGTGATCTATCAGCACCTTGCTGACACCGAGCAGGGCTGGCACGCGGCGGACGGCAGAGGCCCCGGCAACAGTCAATCCATCGGGATCGAGGTATGTATGTTCGAGGGGATCGATCAGGCAAGGGCCGAGGCCAATGCTGCCCAGCTGGTGGCCCAGCTCATGCACAGGCATGACATCCCCCTGGCCAATGTGACCACCCATCAGCATTGGTATCCCAGCAAGTACTGTCCCGCGCTGATCCTGCCCCACTGGGACAAGTTTGTGGCGGCGGTAGAGACGGCGTACAACGGAGGGGAGGCACAGATTGAGGTGAGTAAGGGACACAGCGTACTTGTCGAGTGGAGCAAGGGCGCGGAGGTCAAGGAGCTGCAAACCATCCTGAATGGACTGGGATACGCCCTTGAAGTGGACGGGACCTATGGTCCGGCAACGGAGGCGGCGGTCAAAGACTTCCAGAAGGCACATGGCTTAGACGTAGACGGCAAGACCGGCCCCAAAACGTGGACAGCGTTAGAACAGGCAACGGCGGCTAAGGACGACACCTTGTACCGGGTGCAGATCGGAGCCTACAAGGACAAGTCCAATGCGGAGGCGGCGAAGGCAGCCGTGGAAGCGGCGGGGTTTGAGGCAATCATCAAGATGGATGACGGGGAGGGATAA
- a CDS encoding HigA family addiction module antitoxin, with product MSNMIEHGDMVAFHPGYYVKDLIEELGITPVAFAKRIGIPKKTIRKLTNGEISLSDEMARKLSAATGISVDLWLNLQRSFDEKAHSPESAAI from the coding sequence ATGAGTAACATGATAGAACACGGAGATATGGTTGCTTTCCATCCGGGTTATTACGTCAAGGACCTGATCGAGGAGCTGGGGATCACCCCGGTGGCCTTTGCGAAAAGGATAGGCATCCCGAAGAAAACAATCAGGAAATTAACAAATGGTGAAATCAGTCTATCGGATGAAATGGCCCGTAAGCTTTCTGCGGCAACGGGGATCAGCGTTGATCTATGGCTTAACTTGCAAAGGTCGTTTGACGAAAAGGCCCATAGCCCTGAAAGCGCTGCTATATAG
- a CDS encoding phage holin family protein, whose product MEFAEYIIGDALILVPALWIVGALIKHAFVSVPNWTIPFVLLVLGIGGAMGLMGPSVESVIQGVLVTGAAVLGNQLVKQGAKVQKGSN is encoded by the coding sequence ATGGAGTTTGCGGAATACATCATCGGGGATGCGCTGATCCTGGTACCGGCGCTGTGGATCGTGGGAGCGCTGATCAAGCACGCCTTCGTCAGCGTGCCGAACTGGACGATCCCCTTCGTGCTGCTGGTCCTGGGGATCGGCGGCGCGATGGGGCTGATGGGTCCGTCGGTTGAGAGCGTGATCCAGGGCGTTCTGGTGACCGGTGCGGCGGTGCTGGGAAATCAGCTCGTGAAACAGGGAGCTAAAGTCCAAAAGGGCTCCAACTAA
- a CDS encoding DUF1540 domain-containing protein — protein MYNKAGSQSIQCNVKSCMYNDHGAACSLYGIQVSALPGCVTGMPKDESMCASYRPRN, from the coding sequence ATGTACAATAAAGCAGGCAGCCAATCCATTCAATGCAATGTTAAAAGCTGCATGTATAACGATCACGGTGCGGCATGTTCCCTGTACGGCATCCAGGTCAGCGCGCTTCCCGGCTGCGTGACCGGCATGCCAAAGGATGAGAGCATGTGCGCCAGCTATCGGCCGCGGAACTGA
- a CDS encoding histidinol-phosphatase HisJ family protein, with translation MRYWDHHSHSLFSADSDAAMADMAAAARRTGLSGILFTEHIDLNHPSEKEGLFFSVDMPGYRQAIEETRAENPDMIIGMGLEVGLTGPENQAYFKTPGLDFAIASLHVVHGKDPYDGAYYEGKTRHEAYLEYLEAMAEMMPYAEGASVLGHIGYAAKAAPYAAGAAAMGYEEFGMVLDEILRRAVRYNLGLELNTSGYDSPAGHGLPSVDILARYRELGGRILTLGSDAHEPGDVGRHFKRALMDARAAGFMEIAVFSAMSPRFIAIDRLLNS, from the coding sequence ATGAGGTATTGGGATCATCATAGTCATTCGCTTTTTTCCGCGGACAGCGATGCGGCCATGGCCGATATGGCCGCGGCGGCCCGAAGGACGGGCCTTTCCGGCATCCTGTTCACCGAGCATATCGACCTAAACCATCCTTCGGAGAAGGAGGGCCTGTTTTTCAGCGTGGATATGCCCGGATACCGGCAGGCCATTGAGGAGACCCGGGCCGAGAACCCCGATATGATCATCGGCATGGGTCTGGAAGTGGGCCTTACCGGCCCGGAAAACCAGGCCTATTTCAAAACGCCGGGGCTCGACTTTGCCATTGCATCCCTCCATGTGGTGCACGGCAAGGACCCATATGACGGAGCCTATTATGAGGGCAAGACCAGACACGAGGCCTATCTGGAATATCTGGAGGCCATGGCGGAGATGATGCCCTATGCCGAGGGCGCATCGGTGCTGGGCCATATCGGATATGCGGCGAAGGCGGCGCCCTACGCGGCCGGGGCGGCGGCGATGGGCTATGAGGAGTTTGGCATGGTCCTGGATGAAATTTTGCGCCGGGCCGTGCGGTACAATCTGGGTCTTGAGCTCAACACCTCGGGGTACGACTCGCCGGCAGGACACGGGCTTCCAAGCGTGGATATTCTGGCCCGATACCGCGAACTGGGAGGGCGCATCCTGACCCTTGGTTCGGACGCCCATGAGCCGGGGGATGTGGGGCGCCACTTCAAGCGGGCTCTTATGGACGCCAGGGCGGCGGGCTTTATGGAGATCGCCGTCTTCAGCGCCATGTCACCCCGGTTTATTGCCATAGACCGTCTTTTGAATAGCTGA
- a CDS encoding phage distal tail protein translates to MDQNTVWIYENSIGKITFAWESPHWITMFDGMSSVEVDISQSRGPRQIGATIASQSVRPRSLTLDGCLFDPVGVNRERLIDIIAPQVPATLTMVDGAESWYLDVVPEKTPEIEPGLGVQNFQLRLFAAYPYWRTTASYSVQVAGLVPMFRFPFLTGGTWWISKYSDSYFRSIENQGNVPVEFRVTFTARAALINPEFYHVDTRKRIAIKKTMVAGERILVSTAYGERGVIVTAPDGTASNGFKFLTIDSDLSMTLQPGSNLLRIDAENNREGLGVRLEAPQGVKSGV, encoded by the coding sequence ATGGATCAAAACACCGTATGGATCTATGAAAACAGTATCGGCAAGATCACGTTTGCATGGGAGTCGCCCCACTGGATCACCATGTTTGACGGCATGAGCAGTGTGGAGGTGGATATCTCCCAATCCCGGGGGCCGCGCCAGATTGGCGCCACCATCGCAAGCCAAAGCGTGCGGCCAAGGTCCCTTACACTGGACGGCTGCCTGTTTGATCCTGTGGGGGTCAATCGGGAACGATTGATCGACATCATAGCCCCGCAGGTCCCGGCAACGCTGACCATGGTGGACGGCGCTGAATCCTGGTATCTTGATGTTGTACCGGAAAAAACGCCGGAAATCGAGCCGGGTCTGGGCGTTCAGAATTTCCAGCTTCGGCTTTTTGCCGCCTATCCCTATTGGCGCACCACGGCGTCCTATTCGGTGCAGGTGGCTGGACTGGTCCCGATGTTCCGCTTCCCATTCTTAACCGGCGGCACCTGGTGGATATCCAAATACAGCGACAGCTATTTCCGCAGTATTGAGAATCAGGGCAACGTGCCTGTGGAGTTCCGAGTCACCTTCACGGCGCGGGCCGCCCTTATCAATCCCGAGTTCTATCATGTGGATACCCGCAAGAGAATTGCTATCAAAAAGACCATGGTTGCAGGCGAACGCATTTTAGTGTCAACAGCTTATGGTGAGCGGGGCGTAATTGTGACGGCGCCGGACGGCACAGCTTCCAACGGGTTCAAATTTTTGACGATTGACAGCGATCTGTCCATGACGCTGCAGCCAGGAAGCAATCTGCTCCGGATCGACGCGGAAAACAACCGCGAAGGGCTGGGTGTGAGGCTGGAAGCCCCGCAGGGGGTGAAATCCGGTGTCTGA
- a CDS encoding RusA family crossover junction endodeoxyribonuclease — MGRRTKLVIQGTLPGLNEYINAERRNKYLAAKLKNQSEHVVMSYARRQLHGVHFDGPVTMTYTWYEPSRRRDKDNVSSYGRKVIQDALVKAGVLAGDGWKHIEGFRDRFAVDKEHPRIEVELEEAEP, encoded by the coding sequence ATGGGCAGGCGGACTAAGCTTGTGATCCAGGGCACGCTGCCGGGCCTCAACGAGTACATCAATGCGGAGCGGCGCAATAAGTATCTGGCGGCGAAGCTCAAAAACCAATCGGAGCATGTGGTCATGAGCTATGCGCGGCGCCAGCTCCACGGAGTGCATTTTGACGGCCCGGTAACGATGACCTACACCTGGTACGAGCCCAGCAGGAGGCGGGACAAGGATAATGTGTCGAGCTACGGGCGCAAGGTGATCCAGGACGCGCTGGTCAAAGCGGGCGTGCTGGCCGGGGACGGGTGGAAACATATCGAGGGGTTCCGGGACCGGTTTGCGGTGGACAAGGAACACCCACGGATTGAGGTGGAGTTGGAGGAGGCAGAACCATGA
- a CDS encoding zinc metallopeptidase, translating to MPFIYFGGGSDTMIITLILFGVVILSMVVQSRVTGTFRKYSQVPDRSGLTGAEVARRILDENGLSDVNIEHSPGGFLSDHYDPRSRVLRLSREVYQGSNIAALGVAAHECGHAIQHGEHYGAFKLRQALAPTAGIGSQAGMLLFIVGLIMSWPPLTYAGIGLYALIVIFQLITLPVELNASSRALSILESGGYMDWEEAGGAKKVLSAAAMTYLMSALVGILSLLRLISLANNRR from the coding sequence ATGCCGTTTATCTATTTCGGCGGAGGCTCGGACACGATGATCATCACGCTTATCCTGTTTGGAGTGGTCATCTTATCGATGGTGGTACAGTCCCGTGTGACGGGAACTTTTCGTAAATACAGTCAGGTGCCGGACCGCTCCGGACTGACCGGAGCGGAAGTTGCCCGGAGGATCCTGGATGAGAACGGTCTTTCCGACGTCAATATTGAGCACTCTCCCGGAGGCTTTCTATCCGATCACTACGATCCGAGGTCCCGGGTTCTGCGCCTGTCCCGGGAGGTGTACCAGGGTTCGAATATTGCGGCGCTGGGCGTTGCCGCCCATGAATGCGGCCACGCTATCCAGCACGGCGAACACTACGGCGCATTCAAGCTTCGTCAGGCCCTGGCGCCCACGGCGGGCATTGGATCCCAGGCGGGCATGCTGCTTTTTATCGTGGGACTGATCATGAGCTGGCCGCCTCTCACCTATGCCGGTATTGGACTTTATGCGCTCATCGTGATCTTTCAGCTGATCACCCTGCCGGTGGAGCTCAATGCCTCCAGCCGGGCGCTGTCCATCCTGGAAAGCGGCGGTTACATGGACTGGGAGGAAGCGGGCGGTGCGAAGAAGGTTCTATCCGCTGCGGCCATGACCTATCTCATGTCCGCGCTGGTGGGCATCCTGTCGCTGCTGCGCCTCATTTCTCTGGCCAACAACCGGCGCTGA
- a CDS encoding DUF433 domain-containing protein, producing MTAMTRIACRTIQRRMEAGGSWESVILDYPGLTAEQLAEIRAEVMGGSEQ from the coding sequence ATGACGGCAATGACGAGAATAGCGTGCCGGACGATTCAAAGGCGCATGGAGGCGGGCGGGAGCTGGGAGAGTGTGATCCTTGACTATCCGGGACTTACGGCAGAACAGCTTGCAGAAATCCGGGCGGAGGTGATGGGCGGCAGTGAACAGTGA
- a CDS encoding GNAT family N-acetyltransferase, giving the protein MKEIFLSGKEIFRLRDCLAALAEHHNAVTQHFKGVFPLQPIDLVMAGMAEAEKKGTALIKALEEGGDIVGFCKIATEKERGSLDYLYVREDQRGKGYGRLLMDWAMAAFQQRGARFIDVNVVLGNPAQGLYEAYGFVPRTLVMSQQIQHF; this is encoded by the coding sequence ATGAAGGAAATTTTTTTAAGCGGCAAAGAAATTTTTCGGCTCAGGGACTGTCTCGCGGCCCTGGCCGAGCACCACAACGCTGTAACCCAGCATTTTAAGGGTGTCTTTCCGCTGCAGCCCATCGATCTTGTGATGGCCGGCATGGCGGAAGCGGAGAAGAAGGGTACGGCCCTCATCAAGGCTCTTGAGGAGGGGGGCGACATCGTGGGCTTTTGTAAGATTGCTACGGAAAAGGAAAGGGGCAGTCTGGACTACCTTTACGTCCGGGAGGATCAACGCGGCAAGGGCTACGGCAGGCTGCTGATGGACTGGGCTATGGCGGCCTTTCAGCAGCGCGGCGCCCGCTTCATCGATGTCAACGTGGTGCTGGGCAATCCGGCCCAAGGGCTCTATGAGGCCTATGGATTCGTACCCCGCACGCTGGTCATGAGCCAGCAAATCCAGCATTTTTAA
- a CDS encoding DUF1540 domain-containing protein, translating into MRQLSAAELMKDIICKASDCAHNDRGACRAGAIQVGGREADDHGDTHCETYVTHANPYDEYGRDFLGLLKRNADTFSMGAYQPPDVDCTALKCLYNKDRKCSAPGIEIASAELSSLQHASCETFRLQ; encoded by the coding sequence GTGCGCCAGCTATCGGCCGCGGAACTGATGAAGGATATCATTTGCAAGGCATCCGACTGCGCCCATAATGACCGTGGAGCCTGCCGGGCAGGCGCCATTCAGGTGGGCGGCCGGGAAGCGGATGACCATGGCGATACCCACTGCGAGACCTATGTGACCCATGCCAATCCCTATGACGAATATGGAAGGGATTTTCTGGGCCTTCTGAAGCGAAACGCCGACACCTTTTCCATGGGGGCCTATCAGCCGCCGGATGTGGACTGCACCGCGCTGAAATGTCTGTACAACAAGGACCGCAAATGCTCCGCCCCCGGCATTGAAATTGCCTCGGCTGAGCTTTCCTCCCTGCAGCATGCGAGCTGCGAAACCTTTCGCCTGCAGTGA
- a CDS encoding small, acid-soluble spore protein, alpha/beta type has product MSRRGIMSEGLKDEIARQMGVYDTVHSGGGWGEVSSRDCGNMVRMAIELAQKNYK; this is encoded by the coding sequence ATGAGTAGACGAGGCATTATGTCCGAAGGTCTGAAGGACGAAATTGCGCGCCAGATGGGCGTCTATGACACCGTTCATAGCGGCGGTGGCTGGGGCGAAGTTTCCTCCAGGGATTGCGGCAACATGGTCCGTATGGCCATTGAGCTCGCACAAAAAAACTACAAATAG
- a CDS encoding single-stranded DNA-binding protein, protein MNKICIVGNLTKDPELRATEQGNAVCSFTVAVNRRYRDQDGNTPTDPRGATATFIPVVVWRDLAENCAKYLAKGRKVAVSGALQIRSYTDRDGVKRWVSEIQANEVDFLTPRGESSKDEAPARREQEAWQTSPEDDWLREAPEEQDDLPF, encoded by the coding sequence ATGAATAAAATTTGCATCGTCGGCAATCTAACCAAGGACCCGGAGCTTCGTGCCACGGAACAGGGGAATGCGGTATGCAGTTTCACCGTAGCGGTGAACCGCCGCTATAGGGATCAGGACGGCAACACGCCCACGGATCCCCGAGGAGCGACAGCGACTTTTATTCCGGTGGTAGTCTGGCGTGATCTTGCGGAGAACTGCGCCAAGTATCTCGCCAAAGGACGCAAGGTGGCCGTAAGCGGGGCGCTGCAAATCAGGAGCTATACGGACAGGGACGGCGTGAAGCGGTGGGTATCGGAGATACAGGCCAACGAGGTGGATTTCCTCACGCCAAGGGGCGAGTCCTCGAAGGATGAAGCGCCAGCCAGGCGGGAGCAAGAGGCGTGGCAAACATCACCTGAAGACGACTGGCTGCGGGAAGCGCCGGAGGAGCAAGATGATCTGCCCTTTTGA
- a CDS encoding siphovirus ReqiPepy6 Gp37-like family protein has translation MSDFYIYNNVKERIGIIQNDESVQWLENYQSPGEVKVVVRVTEDNLALLVDGNRIYNTDSNTAARISYVSIVEAESEHSIIARADLTAELLSDRVVMATENVTNVEAAMYAIYAKNRRGLPIEMGTAQGYTERLDMEITWNTVLDALNALAASSGLGYVVGFDPETGIETLKVYKGIDRSVEGSDNYVGYFGTDVGNISNLEITTGTTDLKNVAVVAGEGEGSARTVRIVSLGNVSGENRRELYVDARDVQREAQIAVDTGQVDEKGNPIYEYQTKVYTDAEYNALLDARGYEKLAEHLSSFGVTCDIEQSNLEYGVDYHLGDRMPVKLTDYGITASAVVSSVNRIYESSGTRVVVTLSDFKLTE, from the coding sequence GTGTCTGATTTCTACATCTACAACAACGTCAAAGAACGGATAGGCATTATCCAAAACGATGAGTCGGTGCAATGGCTGGAGAATTATCAATCCCCAGGCGAGGTCAAAGTCGTGGTGAGAGTAACAGAGGATAACCTGGCTCTGCTTGTTGACGGGAATCGAATCTATAACACCGACAGCAACACGGCGGCGCGAATCTCCTATGTCAGCATTGTGGAGGCGGAGAGCGAGCACAGCATCATTGCCCGGGCAGACCTTACCGCTGAACTGCTGAGCGACAGGGTGGTTATGGCAACGGAAAATGTAACCAACGTGGAAGCTGCTATGTATGCCATCTACGCCAAAAACCGCCGCGGATTGCCTATCGAAATGGGCACGGCACAGGGATACACCGAGCGGCTGGACATGGAAATCACCTGGAACACAGTACTGGATGCGCTGAATGCCTTGGCGGCGTCCTCGGGGCTTGGTTACGTGGTCGGGTTTGATCCGGAAACAGGTATTGAGACACTGAAGGTCTACAAGGGCATAGATCGATCCGTTGAGGGTAGCGACAATTACGTGGGTTATTTTGGGACGGATGTTGGCAATATCAGCAATCTTGAAATTACGACGGGCACCACCGATCTTAAAAACGTGGCGGTGGTCGCCGGCGAGGGGGAAGGCTCCGCCCGAACGGTCCGTATTGTGTCTTTGGGTAACGTTTCGGGCGAGAACAGACGGGAATTGTATGTGGATGCAAGGGACGTCCAGCGCGAGGCCCAAATTGCCGTGGATACCGGGCAGGTGGACGAAAAAGGCAATCCCATCTATGAGTATCAGACCAAGGTCTATACCGATGCCGAATACAATGCGCTGCTGGACGCAAGAGGCTATGAAAAGCTGGCGGAGCATCTGAGCAGTTTTGGCGTAACCTGTGATATTGAACAGTCCAATCTGGAATACGGCGTGGATTACCACCTGGGCGACCGTATGCCCGTCAAGCTCACGGACTATGGCATTACCGCCTCGGCAGTGGTGTCGTCGGTTAACCGTATCTATGAGAGCAGCGGCACGCGGGTTGTTGTGACCCTAAGTGATTTTAAACTAACGGAGTAA
- a CDS encoding Lar family restriction alleviation protein produces the protein MNELKPCPFCGNLPVVAKYEPRLYRPVMNHTYCIVCCECEMMFGWDYDYGGRFDTEEEAVEAWNRREEPCG, from the coding sequence ATGAACGAGCTCAAACCCTGCCCGTTTTGCGGGAATCTGCCTGTTGTTGCAAAATATGAACCGAGATTATACAGGCCTGTTATGAACCATACCTACTGTATTGTCTGCTGTGAGTGCGAGATGATGTTCGGCTGGGATTATGATTATGGTGGGCGCTTTGATACTGAAGAAGAAGCCGTAGAAGCGTGGAACAGGAGGGAAGAACCATGCGGCTGA